A single Pseudomonas sp. MM223 DNA region contains:
- the citN_1 gene encoding Citrate transporter (*Name citN_1): protein MLTFLGFAMVITFMYLIMTKRLSALIALILVPILFALFGGFSAKIGPMMLEGISKLAPTGVMLMFAILYFALMIDSGLFDPAVRKILKLVKGDPLKVSVGTAVLALVVSLDGDGATTYMICCAAMLPMYSRLGMSPRIMAGLIILAGGVMNMTPWGGPTARAASALHVDPSDIFVPMIPAMLFGVLAILAIAYMYGKRERARLGELHLPTDDIDHSEITVSQFPEARRPKLLYFNGALTAALMVALIAGVLPLPVLFMIAFSIAMIVNYPCLQQQKDRIAAHAGSVLAVTGLIFAAGIFTGILSGTGMVDAMSKSLLAVIPEALGPYLAVITAIVSMPFTFFMSNDAFYYGVLPVLAEAASHYGITPVEMARASIVGQPVHLLSPLVPSTYLLVALAGIEFGDHQRFTLKWAVLVCLCIMLAALLMGIFPLFSSL, encoded by the coding sequence ATGCTGACCTTCCTCGGCTTTGCCATGGTCATCACCTTCATGTACCTGATCATGACCAAGCGCCTGTCGGCCTTGATCGCGCTGATCCTGGTACCGATCCTGTTCGCCCTGTTCGGCGGTTTCTCCGCCAAGATCGGCCCCATGATGCTCGAAGGCATCAGCAAGCTCGCACCTACCGGCGTCATGCTGATGTTCGCCATCCTCTACTTCGCCCTGATGATCGACTCCGGCCTGTTCGACCCGGCCGTGCGCAAGATCCTCAAACTGGTCAAGGGCGACCCGCTGAAAGTCTCTGTCGGCACTGCCGTGCTGGCCTTGGTGGTCTCGCTCGACGGTGACGGCGCCACCACCTACATGATCTGCTGCGCCGCCATGCTGCCGATGTACAGCCGCCTGGGGATGAGCCCGCGGATCATGGCCGGCCTGATCATTCTCGCCGGCGGGGTGATGAACATGACCCCCTGGGGTGGCCCGACTGCCCGCGCTGCAAGCGCCCTGCACGTCGACCCGTCAGACATCTTCGTGCCGATGATCCCGGCCATGCTGTTCGGCGTGCTGGCGATCCTGGCCATTGCCTACATGTACGGCAAACGTGAACGTGCCCGCCTGGGCGAACTGCACCTGCCGACCGACGACATCGACCACAGCGAAATCACCGTTTCGCAATTCCCGGAAGCACGCCGCCCCAAGCTGCTGTACTTCAACGGTGCCCTGACCGCCGCCCTGATGGTCGCGCTGATCGCCGGTGTGCTGCCGCTGCCCGTGCTGTTCATGATCGCCTTCAGCATCGCCATGATCGTCAACTACCCATGCCTGCAGCAGCAGAAGGACCGCATCGCCGCCCACGCCGGCAGCGTGCTGGCCGTGACCGGGTTGATCTTTGCCGCCGGCATCTTCACCGGCATCCTGTCGGGTACCGGCATGGTCGATGCCATGTCCAAGAGCCTGCTGGCTGTCATCCCCGAAGCGCTGGGCCCATACCTGGCTGTCATTACCGCAATCGTGAGCATGCCGTTCACCTTCTTCATGTCCAACGATGCCTTCTACTACGGCGTATTGCCCGTGCTGGCCGAAGCCGCCAGCCACTACGGCATCACCCCGGTGGAAATGGCCCGTGCGTCGATCGTCGGGCAACCGGTGCACCTGCTCAGCCCGCTGGTACCTTCCACCTACCTGCTGGTGGCCCTGGCTGGTATCGAATTCGGCGATCATCAGCGCTTCACGCTCAAGTGGGCAGTGCTGGTATGCCTGTGCATAATGCTCGCCGCACTGCTGATGGGGATTTTCCCGCTGTTCAGTAGTCTTTAA
- the pntA gene encoding NAD(P) transhydrogenase subunit alpha (*Name pntA), with the protein MEDMLISHGIYNLIIFVLAIYVGYHVVWNVTPALHTPLMAVTNAISAIVIVGAMLAAALTVTPAGKLMGTLAVALAAVNVFGGFLVTRRMLEMFKKKAKNEGQK; encoded by the coding sequence ATGGAAGACATGCTGATTTCCCATGGCATCTACAACCTGATCATCTTCGTGCTGGCCATTTATGTGGGCTACCACGTGGTGTGGAACGTCACCCCGGCACTGCACACCCCGCTGATGGCCGTGACCAACGCCATCTCTGCCATCGTTATCGTCGGTGCCATGCTGGCCGCCGCCCTCACCGTGACCCCGGCCGGCAAGCTGATGGGCACCCTCGCCGTGGCCCTGGCCGCGGTCAATGTGTTCGGTGGCTTCCTGGTCACCCGCCGCATGCTTGAGATGTTCAAGAAGAAAGCCAAGAACGAGGGGCAGAAGTAA
- the mkl gene encoding putative ribonucleotide transport ATP-binding protein mkl (*Name mkl) encodes MNDREKVIEARGICNRFGRQVVHENLDLDLYRGEILAVVGGSGSGKSVLLRSIIGLRRPNEGLIKVFGQDLAGLREEQRSLVERRFGVLLQKGALFSSLTVTENVALPLIEHAGLSRADAEHLAGVKLALAGLPISAADKYPSSLSGGMIKRAALARALALDPDILFLDEPTAGLDPIGAAAFDQLILTLRDALGLSVFLITHDLDTLYTITDRIAVLSQKKVLVAGPLAEVEQTNDAWIQEYFHGPRGRAAEQAATRAGQER; translated from the coding sequence GTGAATGATCGGGAAAAAGTGATCGAAGCCCGCGGCATCTGCAACCGCTTCGGCCGCCAGGTTGTGCATGAAAACCTTGACCTGGACCTGTACCGCGGCGAAATCCTGGCCGTGGTCGGTGGTTCGGGCAGCGGCAAGTCGGTACTGCTGCGCAGCATCATCGGCCTGCGCCGGCCCAATGAAGGGCTGATCAAGGTGTTCGGCCAGGACCTCGCGGGCCTGCGCGAAGAACAGCGTTCACTGGTCGAACGGCGCTTCGGCGTGCTGCTCCAGAAGGGCGCGCTGTTTTCTTCGCTGACCGTCACCGAGAACGTGGCCTTGCCGTTGATCGAGCATGCCGGGCTATCCCGCGCCGATGCCGAGCACCTGGCCGGCGTAAAGCTGGCCCTGGCCGGGTTGCCCATCTCGGCCGCCGACAAGTACCCATCCTCGCTGTCGGGGGGCATGATCAAGCGTGCCGCGCTGGCCAGAGCCCTGGCACTGGACCCGGACATCCTGTTCCTCGACGAACCCACCGCCGGCCTGGACCCGATCGGCGCCGCCGCGTTCGACCAGTTGATCCTTACCCTGCGCGATGCACTGGGCCTGTCGGTGTTCCTCATCACCCACGACCTCGACACCCTGTACACCATTACCGATCGCATCGCGGTGCTGTCGCAGAAAAAGGTCCTGGTGGCCGGCCCGTTGGCCGAGGTCGAACAGACCAACGACGCCTGGATTCAAGAATACTTTCACGGCCCACGCGGGCGCGCAGCCGAACAGGCCGCCACCCGTGCCGGGCAGGAGCGCTGA
- the uctC gene encoding Acetyl-CoA:oxalate CoA-transferase (*Name uctC), with protein sequence MGALSHLRVLDLSRVLAGPWSGQILADLGADVIKVERPGSGDDTRAWGPPFLKDAEGKNTSEAAYYLSANRNKRSVTIDFTQPEGQRLVRELAAKSDIVIENFKVGGLAAYGLNYQSLKAINPQLIYCSITGFGQTGPYAKRAGYDFMIQGLGGLMSLTGRPEGEEGAGPVKVGVALTDILTGLYSTVAMLAALAHREQTGVGQHVDMALLDVQVACLANQAMNYLTTGNPPRRLGNAHPNIVPYQDFPTADGDFILTVGNDSQFRKFAEVAGQPQWADDPRFRTNKQRVANRAELIPLIRQATVFKTTAQWVSQLEAAGVPCGPINDMAQMFQDPQVLARGLAVSIPHPLAGSVPQVASPIRLSETPVEYRRAPPLLGEHTESVLGEVLGLEAGEVQRLRDAGVL encoded by the coding sequence ATGGGCGCGCTATCACATCTGCGGGTGCTGGACCTTTCGCGCGTGTTGGCCGGCCCATGGTCTGGCCAGATACTCGCTGACCTGGGGGCTGACGTGATCAAGGTCGAGCGCCCGGGCAGTGGTGACGATACCCGCGCGTGGGGGCCGCCCTTCCTCAAGGATGCCGAGGGTAAGAACACCAGTGAGGCGGCTTACTACCTGTCGGCCAACCGTAACAAGCGGTCGGTGACCATCGACTTCACTCAGCCTGAAGGGCAGCGCCTGGTGCGTGAGTTGGCGGCGAAGTCCGATATTGTCATCGAGAACTTCAAGGTGGGCGGTTTGGCTGCTTATGGGCTGAACTACCAGAGCCTGAAGGCGATCAATCCGCAGCTTATCTATTGCTCCATTACGGGTTTCGGTCAGACCGGGCCGTATGCCAAGCGTGCTGGATATGACTTCATGATCCAGGGGCTTGGCGGGCTGATGAGCCTGACCGGCCGCCCGGAGGGTGAGGAAGGCGCCGGGCCGGTCAAGGTGGGTGTGGCACTTACCGACATCCTTACCGGGCTGTACTCCACGGTGGCCATGCTTGCCGCCCTTGCCCATCGCGAGCAGACCGGTGTGGGCCAGCATGTCGATATGGCGTTGCTTGATGTGCAGGTAGCTTGCTTGGCGAACCAGGCCATGAATTACCTGACCACGGGCAACCCGCCTCGGCGCCTGGGCAATGCGCATCCTAATATCGTGCCTTACCAGGACTTCCCGACAGCGGATGGCGACTTCATTCTAACCGTGGGCAACGACAGCCAGTTCCGCAAGTTCGCAGAAGTGGCCGGGCAGCCCCAATGGGCGGACGATCCACGCTTCCGTACTAATAAGCAGCGGGTGGCCAACCGGGCCGAACTGATTCCACTGATTCGCCAGGCAACGGTGTTCAAGACAACAGCGCAATGGGTTAGCCAGTTGGAGGCTGCGGGGGTGCCGTGCGGGCCTATCAATGACATGGCGCAGATGTTCCAGGACCCTCAGGTGCTGGCGCGTGGGTTGGCGGTGAGCATTCCGCATCCGTTGGCGGGCAGCGTGCCGCAGGTGGCCAGCCCTATACGGTTGTCGGAGACACCGGTGGAGTATCGGCGGGCGCCGCCGCTGCTAGGTGAGCACACCGAGTCGGTACTGGGGGAAGTGTTGGGGCTGGAAGCAGGTGAGGTGCAGCGATTGCGCGATGCCGGCGTGCTCTAA
- the mmgC_1 gene encoding Acyl-CoA dehydrogenase (*Name mmgC_1), with protein sequence MAGKASFNWIDPLLLDQQLTEEERMVRDSAFQFAQDKLAPRVLEAFRHEQTDPAIFREMGEIGLLGATIPEQYGGSGLNYVCYGLIAREVERIDSGYRSMMSVQSSLVMVPINEFGTEAQKQKYLPKLASGEWIGCFGLTEPNHGSDPGSMITRARKVDGGYRLTGSKMWITNSPIADVFVVWAKDDAGDIRGFVLEKGWQGLSAPAIHGKVGLRASITGEVVMDNVFVPEENIFPDVRGLKGPFTCLNSARYGISWGALGAAEACWHTARQYTLDRQQFGRPLAANQLIQKKLADMQTEITLALQGCLRLGRMKDEGTAAVEITSIMKRNSCGKALDIARMARDMLGGNGISDEFGVARHLVNLEVVNTYEGTHDVHALILGRAQTGIQAFY encoded by the coding sequence ATGGCCGGTAAAGCAAGCTTCAACTGGATCGACCCGCTGCTGCTGGATCAGCAGCTCACTGAAGAAGAGCGCATGGTGCGTGACAGCGCTTTTCAGTTCGCCCAGGACAAGCTGGCCCCGCGCGTGCTCGAGGCCTTCCGCCACGAACAGACCGACCCGGCGATCTTCCGCGAGATGGGTGAAATTGGCCTGCTGGGTGCCACCATTCCAGAGCAGTACGGCGGCAGCGGGTTGAACTACGTGTGCTATGGCCTGATCGCCCGTGAGGTCGAGCGTATCGATTCGGGTTATCGCTCGATGATGAGCGTGCAGTCGTCGCTGGTGATGGTGCCGATCAACGAATTCGGTACCGAAGCACAAAAGCAGAAGTACCTGCCCAAGCTGGCCAGTGGCGAGTGGATCGGTTGTTTTGGCCTGACCGAGCCTAACCATGGCTCCGACCCGGGCTCGATGATCACCCGTGCCAGGAAGGTCGACGGTGGCTACCGCCTGACCGGCAGCAAGATGTGGATCACCAACAGCCCGATCGCCGATGTGTTCGTGGTCTGGGCCAAGGACGATGCAGGCGATATCCGCGGCTTCGTTCTGGAAAAGGGCTGGCAGGGCCTTAGTGCCCCGGCAATCCACGGCAAGGTCGGCCTGCGCGCCTCGATTACAGGCGAAGTCGTCATGGACAATGTGTTTGTGCCAGAAGAGAACATCTTCCCGGATGTACGTGGCCTCAAGGGCCCGTTCACCTGCCTCAACTCAGCCCGCTATGGCATCTCGTGGGGCGCGCTGGGCGCCGCCGAAGCCTGCTGGCACACCGCGCGTCAGTACACCCTGGACCGTCAGCAGTTCGGCCGCCCTCTGGCTGCCAACCAGTTGATCCAGAAGAAGCTTGCCGACATGCAGACCGAAATCACCCTGGCCCTGCAGGGTTGCCTGCGTTTGGGGCGTATGAAGGATGAAGGTACCGCTGCAGTGGAAATTACCTCGATCATGAAACGCAACTCCTGCGGCAAGGCGTTGGATATTGCCCGCATGGCGCGCGACATGTTGGGTGGCAACGGCATCTCTGATGAGTTTGGTGTGGCCCGTCATCTGGTAAACCTGGAGGTGGTCAACACCTATGAAGGGACTCACGATGTGCATGCGCTGATCCTGGGGCGTGCGCAGACCGGTATCCAGGCCTTCTATTAA
- the cat1 gene encoding Succinyl-CoA:coenzyme A transferase (*Name cat1) — MYRDRIRLSSLHSKVMSAADAAGLIEDGMTVGMSGFTRAGEAKAVPHALAERAKQSPLKISLMTGASLGNDLDKQLTEAGVLARRMPFQVDSTLRKAINDGQVMFIDQHLSETVEQLRNQQLKLPDIAVIEAVAITEEGHIVPTTSVGNSASFAIFAKQVIVEINLSHNANLEGLHDIYIPTYRPTRTPIPLVKVDDRIGSTAIPIDPAKIVGIVISDQPDSPSTVLPPDDETQGIADHLINFLKNEVEAGRMTNKLGPLQAGIGSIANAVMCGLIESPFEDLTMYSEVLQDSTFDLIDAGKLSFASGSSITLSSRRNADVFGNLERYKDKLVLRPQEISNHPEVVRRLGIIGINTALEFDIYGNVNSTHVCGTRMMNGIGGSGDFARNAHLAVFVTKSIAKGGAISSVVPMVSHVDHTEHDVDILVTEQGLADLRGLAPRERARAIIDNCVHPDYRAALNDYFDRACQRGGHTPHILREALSRHENLEETGRMLAS, encoded by the coding sequence ATGTACCGTGATCGTATCCGCTTGTCCTCCCTGCACAGCAAGGTAATGAGTGCGGCTGATGCCGCTGGTCTGATCGAGGACGGCATGACCGTCGGCATGAGCGGTTTCACCCGCGCCGGCGAAGCCAAGGCCGTACCGCATGCACTGGCCGAACGTGCCAAGCAGTCGCCACTGAAAATCAGCCTGATGACCGGCGCCAGCCTGGGCAACGACCTGGACAAGCAACTGACCGAGGCCGGCGTGCTCGCTCGCCGCATGCCGTTCCAGGTCGACAGCACCCTGCGCAAGGCCATCAACGACGGCCAGGTGATGTTCATCGACCAGCACCTGTCAGAAACCGTCGAACAACTGCGCAACCAGCAGCTGAAGCTGCCGGACATCGCTGTCATCGAAGCCGTGGCCATTACCGAGGAAGGCCACATCGTGCCAACCACGTCGGTAGGTAACTCGGCCAGCTTCGCGATCTTCGCCAAGCAGGTGATTGTCGAGATCAACCTCTCGCACAACGCCAACCTCGAAGGCCTGCACGACATTTATATCCCGACCTACCGCCCGACCCGCACGCCAATCCCGCTGGTCAAGGTCGACGACCGCATCGGCAGCACCGCCATCCCGATCGACCCGGCCAAAATTGTCGGCATCGTCATCAGCGACCAGCCAGACTCGCCGTCCACCGTACTGCCGCCGGACGACGAAACCCAAGGCATTGCCGACCACCTGATCAACTTCCTCAAGAATGAAGTTGAAGCAGGCCGCATGACCAACAAGCTCGGCCCGCTGCAAGCCGGTATCGGCAGCATCGCCAACGCGGTGATGTGCGGCCTGATCGAGTCGCCGTTCGAAGACCTGACCATGTACTCCGAAGTACTGCAGGACTCCACCTTCGACCTGATCGACGCCGGCAAGCTGAGCTTCGCCTCGGGCAGCTCGATCACCTTGTCCAGCCGCCGCAACGCCGACGTATTCGGCAACCTGGAGCGGTACAAGGACAAGCTGGTGCTGCGCCCGCAAGAAATCTCCAACCACCCGGAAGTGGTACGTCGCTTAGGCATCATTGGTATCAACACCGCACTGGAGTTCGATATCTATGGCAACGTCAACTCCACCCACGTGTGCGGCACCCGGATGATGAACGGCATCGGCGGCTCGGGTGACTTCGCCCGCAACGCCCACCTGGCCGTATTCGTCACCAAGTCGATTGCCAAAGGCGGCGCGATTTCCAGCGTGGTGCCAATGGTCAGCCATGTGGACCACACCGAGCACGACGTGGACATCCTGGTCACCGAGCAAGGCCTGGCCGACCTGCGTGGCCTGGCGCCGCGCGAGCGGGCACGGGCGATCATCGACAACTGTGTGCACCCAGACTACCGCGCTGCGCTGAACGATTACTTCGATCGCGCCTGCCAGCGTGGCGGCCACACCCCGCACATCCTGCGTGAAGCGCTGAGCCGGCACGAAAACCTGGAAGAAACCGGGCGCATGCTGGCTAGCTGA
- the pntAA gene encoding NAD(P) transhydrogenase subunit alpha part 1 (*Name pntAA), with amino-acid sequence MHIGVPLETQTGETRVAATPETIKKLIGQGHQVTVQRGAGLNASIPDSAYEAVGASLGNAADAYGAQLVLKVVAPNDQELALINSGSLLAGMLNPFNNELIGKMAERGITAFALEAAPRTSRAQSLDVLSSQANIAGYKAVLLAAHHYPRFMPMLMTAAGTVKAARVLILGAGVAGLQAIATAKRLGAVIEASDVRPAVKEQIESLGAKFIDVPYETDEERECAEGVGGYARPMPASWMQRQAQAVHERARQADIVITTALIPGRKAPTLLSAETVAQMKPGSVVIDLAAAQGGNCPLTVADQVVKENGVTIVGPTNLPAQLGADASALYARNLLDFMKLLFDKDGALVINLEDDIVAACLMCRDGQVVRKNG; translated from the coding sequence GTGCACATTGGTGTTCCTCTCGAGACGCAGACCGGTGAGACAAGGGTCGCTGCGACCCCGGAAACCATCAAGAAACTGATTGGCCAGGGCCATCAGGTCACCGTCCAACGGGGGGCAGGGCTCAACGCCAGCATTCCGGACAGTGCCTATGAGGCCGTGGGCGCTTCCCTTGGGAACGCAGCCGATGCCTACGGCGCACAATTGGTACTCAAAGTGGTCGCGCCCAACGACCAGGAACTGGCCCTGATCAACAGTGGCAGCCTCCTGGCGGGCATGCTCAACCCCTTCAACAACGAACTGATCGGCAAGATGGCCGAACGCGGCATCACCGCTTTCGCCCTGGAAGCCGCGCCACGCACCTCGCGGGCGCAGAGCCTGGACGTGCTGTCGTCACAAGCCAACATCGCCGGTTACAAGGCCGTGTTGCTGGCTGCCCATCACTACCCACGCTTCATGCCCATGCTGATGACCGCCGCCGGTACCGTGAAGGCTGCGCGCGTGCTGATCCTGGGGGCGGGCGTTGCCGGCCTTCAGGCCATCGCCACTGCCAAGCGCCTGGGTGCGGTGATCGAAGCATCCGACGTGCGTCCGGCAGTGAAGGAGCAAATCGAATCGCTGGGTGCCAAGTTCATCGACGTACCTTACGAAACCGATGAGGAACGTGAGTGCGCCGAAGGCGTCGGCGGTTACGCCCGCCCCATGCCGGCCAGCTGGATGCAACGCCAGGCCCAGGCCGTGCACGAGCGCGCCAGGCAGGCAGATATCGTCATCACCACCGCACTGATCCCAGGCCGCAAGGCGCCGACCCTGCTCAGCGCCGAAACCGTCGCGCAGATGAAGCCTGGCTCGGTGGTCATCGACCTCGCTGCTGCCCAGGGTGGTAACTGCCCACTCACCGTTGCCGACCAGGTGGTAAAGGAGAACGGCGTGACAATCGTCGGCCCGACCAACCTGCCGGCTCAGCTGGGTGCCGATGCCTCGGCGCTGTATGCGCGCAACCTGCTGGACTTCATGAAGCTGCTGTTCGACAAGGACGGCGCGCTGGTCATCAACCTCGAAGACGACATCGTCGCGGCCTGCCTCATGTGCCGTGATGGTCAAGTTGTCCGCAAGAACGGCTAA
- a CDS encoding hypothetical protein (UPF0053 inner membrane protein YgdQ) — MEWLTSPEIWVAFFTLTALEIVLGIDNIIMISILVSRMPKHMQPRTRIFGLALAMVTRIMLLLSITWVMRLTADLFVVFGQGISGRDLILFFGGLFLLWKSSQEIYHGLEGEDENPDEPKGAGGKFFYTIIQIAIIDIVFSLDSVITAVGMVSHVPVMIAAIVVAVLVMMLCAGAISNFIDKHPSLKMLALSFLIVVGTVLIAEAFDVHVPKGYVYFAMAFSLAVEAINIRMRTASARKEGKEHDPVKLRKDIPGQ; from the coding sequence ATGGAATGGCTGACCAGCCCGGAAATCTGGGTTGCCTTTTTTACCCTTACCGCGCTTGAGATCGTCCTCGGTATCGACAACATCATCATGATCTCGATCCTGGTCAGCCGCATGCCCAAGCACATGCAGCCGCGCACCCGGATCTTCGGCCTGGCCCTGGCCATGGTCACCCGTATCATGCTGCTGTTGTCGATTACCTGGGTCATGCGCCTTACCGCCGACTTGTTCGTGGTATTCGGCCAAGGCATCTCCGGGCGTGACCTGATCCTGTTCTTCGGTGGCCTGTTCCTGCTATGGAAAAGCTCGCAAGAGATCTACCACGGCCTGGAAGGTGAAGACGAAAACCCGGATGAGCCCAAAGGCGCGGGTGGCAAGTTCTTCTACACCATCATCCAGATCGCCATCATCGACATCGTGTTCTCGCTGGACTCGGTAATCACCGCAGTAGGCATGGTTTCGCACGTGCCGGTAATGATCGCCGCCATCGTCGTAGCCGTGCTGGTGATGATGCTGTGCGCCGGCGCCATCAGCAATTTCATCGACAAGCACCCGTCGCTGAAGATGCTCGCGCTGTCGTTCCTGATCGTGGTCGGTACCGTGCTGATCGCCGAAGCATTCGACGTGCACGTGCCGAAGGGCTACGTCTACTTCGCCATGGCCTTCTCGCTGGCGGTGGAGGCCATCAACATCCGCATGCGCACCGCCTCGGCCCGCAAGGAAGGCAAAGAGCATGACCCGGTGAAACTGCGCAAGGACATTCCGGGTCAATAA
- the gcvA_3 gene encoding Glycine cleavage system transcriptional activator (*Name gcvA_3) gives MRRKIPSTTALVCFEAAARNESFTKAAQELALTQGAVCRQIGGLEAFLNVELFRRSRRGVKLTEAGLSYSRQVAAQLDAVERDTLSVMGQQGASVIELAVVPTFGTQWLLPRLKDFQQRHPEVTVNLTNRTRPFLFADTPFDAAIYFGDADWSGTQSHRLMGENPVPVCSPALLAGQGMLEAQRIAQLPLLQQSTRPYAWRQWFGSLGMNVERDMTGPRYELFSMLAQAAIHEMGIALIPPFLIQRELGEGRLVVANRHALISDKAYYLMIPERKVESASLRAFRDWLVSQARIYTATT, from the coding sequence ATGCGCCGCAAAATCCCCAGCACCACCGCCCTGGTTTGCTTCGAGGCGGCGGCACGCAACGAGAGCTTTACCAAGGCCGCCCAGGAACTCGCCCTGACCCAAGGCGCCGTTTGTCGGCAAATCGGCGGCCTCGAGGCCTTTCTCAATGTGGAGCTGTTTCGCCGTTCACGCCGCGGCGTGAAGCTGACCGAGGCCGGCCTTTCCTACAGCCGCCAGGTTGCAGCTCAACTGGACGCTGTGGAGCGCGATACCCTGTCGGTGATGGGGCAGCAGGGCGCCAGCGTGATCGAACTGGCCGTGGTGCCTACTTTCGGCACCCAATGGCTGCTTCCACGCCTGAAGGACTTTCAGCAACGCCACCCGGAGGTCACGGTCAACCTCACCAACCGTACCCGGCCATTCCTGTTCGCCGACACCCCCTTCGATGCCGCGATCTATTTCGGTGACGCCGACTGGTCCGGCACCCAGTCGCACCGGCTGATGGGGGAGAACCCGGTCCCCGTCTGCAGCCCCGCATTGCTGGCCGGGCAGGGCATGCTTGAAGCGCAGCGCATCGCCCAACTACCACTGCTGCAGCAAAGCACGCGCCCCTATGCCTGGCGGCAGTGGTTCGGCAGCTTGGGAATGAATGTGGAACGCGACATGACAGGCCCGCGTTATGAACTATTCTCGATGCTCGCCCAGGCGGCCATACATGAAATGGGGATCGCGCTGATTCCGCCGTTCCTGATCCAGCGCGAGTTGGGGGAGGGTAGGCTGGTAGTCGCTAACAGGCATGCCCTGATCAGCGACAAGGCCTACTATCTGATGATTCCGGAGCGCAAGGTAGAGTCGGCTTCACTGCGCGCGTTCCGCGACTGGCTGGTGAGCCAGGCCCGGATCTATACCGCAACAACGTAA